One genomic region from Pseudomonadota bacterium encodes:
- a CDS encoding LytTR family DNA-binding domain-containing protein, producing the protein GLTGLEVARRIGTHREGPLIVFLTAYGDRAVEAFETEAIDYLMKPVSAQRLARALERAHEELRRRREMAMAAELKSVVHRFDTPDAQAPQTSTLPAAERQEVIRLDTGDGFVRQPEAAISHLETAGDYVCVHTDQGTLIVRSSLKHLEEQLVSRRRFFRVNRQTVVNVDHVLRITSSPQASGSIAELREGQQIPISRRQLAALRALLGSR; encoded by the coding sequence GGGCTTACGGGACTCGAGGTCGCCAGGCGCATCGGCACGCACCGCGAAGGTCCTCTAATCGTCTTCCTCACTGCCTACGGGGACCGCGCCGTCGAGGCCTTCGAGACCGAGGCGATCGACTACCTCATGAAACCGGTCAGCGCCCAGCGCCTGGCGCGCGCCCTCGAACGGGCGCACGAGGAGCTGCGACGACGGCGGGAGATGGCAATGGCGGCCGAGTTGAAGTCGGTAGTCCATCGCTTCGATACCCCCGACGCTCAAGCGCCTCAGACCAGCACGCTCCCCGCGGCGGAACGGCAGGAGGTCATTCGACTCGATACGGGGGACGGTTTCGTGCGCCAACCGGAGGCAGCGATCAGCCACCTGGAGACCGCCGGTGACTACGTGTGCGTGCACACTGATCAGGGCACGCTGATCGTGCGCAGTTCCCTAAAGCACCTTGAGGAGCAGCTCGTGTCGCGAAGGCGCTTCTTCCGCGTCAACCGGCAGACGGTCGTCAACGTCGACCACGTCCTGCGCATTACGTCCAGTCCTCAAGCGAGCGGCAGCATCGCCGAACTGCGCGAAGGCCAGCAGATACCGATCAGTCGCCGCCAGTTGGCTGCCCTACGCGCCCTATTAGGGTCTCGGTAG